From a single Chloracidobacterium thermophilum B genomic region:
- a CDS encoding ATP-grasp domain-containing protein — protein sequence MPTHPLTMLCLASYEKGAEFMRETKRQGWRVYLVTSESIRDAAWPRESLDDIFLMPDENKKWRLNDVILGVSYLARTHRIDRIVALDDFDVETAAALREHLRIPGMGETTARYFRDKLAMRARAREYGVPVPPFTPVFNDEVVNAYLAEVPGPWLVKPRSEASTIGIKRTSSPDEVWEILNQLGDRRSYHLLEKFLPGDVYHVDSIVSEREVVFAAVSKYARPPIEVMHDGDVFATRTVEYGSEDEQQLLEFNRRVLKAMGLVRGASHTEFIKSHADGTFYFLETSARVGGANIVELVEAATGVNLWAEWARLECAEPPETYRPPQGRREYAGLIISLARQEWPDTSAYNDPEVVWRLNKAFHAGLIVKSPDYGRVSRLLDDYMARFRVDFFTRQPVPERPTA from the coding sequence ATGCCGACACATCCGCTCACGATGTTGTGTCTTGCCAGTTATGAAAAAGGCGCGGAGTTTATGCGCGAGACCAAGCGCCAGGGGTGGCGGGTCTATCTGGTCACTTCGGAAAGCATCCGGGACGCTGCCTGGCCGCGTGAAAGCCTCGACGACATCTTCCTGATGCCCGATGAAAACAAAAAGTGGCGACTCAACGACGTGATTTTGGGTGTCAGTTACCTGGCCCGTACCCACCGCATTGACCGCATCGTGGCGCTGGACGATTTTGACGTGGAGACGGCAGCCGCCTTGCGGGAGCACCTGCGCATTCCGGGCATGGGAGAAACAACAGCGCGTTATTTCCGTGACAAGCTCGCAATGCGGGCCCGGGCGCGTGAATATGGCGTTCCTGTGCCGCCCTTTACGCCGGTGTTCAACGATGAGGTCGTCAATGCGTACCTGGCGGAAGTACCGGGTCCGTGGCTGGTCAAGCCGCGCTCCGAAGCTTCGACCATTGGCATCAAGCGCACCAGCTCCCCTGATGAAGTGTGGGAGATATTGAACCAGCTTGGCGACCGGCGTTCCTACCACCTGCTGGAAAAGTTCCTTCCGGGCGATGTCTATCACGTGGATTCCATTGTCTCGGAGCGGGAGGTGGTGTTCGCGGCGGTCAGCAAGTACGCGCGTCCACCTATTGAGGTCATGCACGATGGGGATGTGTTTGCGACGCGCACGGTGGAGTACGGGTCGGAGGACGAGCAGCAGCTTCTGGAGTTCAACCGCCGGGTGCTGAAGGCGATGGGGCTGGTACGCGGCGCGTCCCACACGGAGTTCATCAAATCCCACGCGGATGGGACGTTTTACTTTCTGGAGACTTCGGCGCGGGTGGGCGGGGCCAACATCGTCGAGTTGGTCGAGGCGGCGACGGGCGTGAACCTGTGGGCGGAGTGGGCCCGGCTGGAATGCGCGGAACCGCCGGAAACCTACCGTCCACCACAGGGACGGCGCGAATATGCCGGGTTGATCATTTCGTTGGCGCGCCAGGAGTGGCCGGACACCAGTGCCTACAATGATCCTGAAGTCGTCTGGCGGCTCAACAAGGCGTTTCATGCCGGCCTGATTGTGAAGTCGCCTGATTACGGGCGCGTCAGCCGCCTGTTGGATGACTACATGGCACGTTTTCGGGTGGATTTCTTCACCCGCCAGCCGGTGCCTGAACGCCCGACGGCCTGA
- a CDS encoding DUF5131 family protein, with translation MADNSKIEWTEATWNPVTGCSKISDGCKNCYAERLASRLRVMGSARYRNGFDITLHADLLEMPKRWRKPRVVFVNSMSDLFHDQVPLEFIQRVFDTMQNCPQHTFQVLTKRTARLRAIADKLPWPKNVWMGVSVENAAVMHRIDDLRAVPAAVRFLSCEPLLGPMQDLSLESIHWVIVGGESGPHARPIDKAWVMGILRQCRQAGVPFFFKQWGGVRKDLTGRKLEGRTYDEMPYQSAAFLTACG, from the coding sequence ATGGCTGACAATTCAAAAATCGAATGGACTGAAGCCACCTGGAACCCAGTGACAGGTTGTTCCAAGATTAGTGATGGCTGCAAAAATTGTTATGCAGAGCGGTTGGCGTCACGCTTACGGGTCATGGGGAGCGCCCGGTATCGCAACGGCTTTGACATCACCCTGCATGCTGATCTGCTGGAGATGCCCAAACGATGGCGCAAGCCGCGTGTGGTCTTTGTCAACTCTATGAGCGACTTGTTTCACGATCAGGTACCGTTGGAATTCATCCAGCGTGTGTTCGACACGATGCAGAATTGCCCGCAGCACACTTTTCAGGTGCTTACCAAACGCACAGCGCGGCTGCGCGCCATAGCCGACAAATTGCCTTGGCCGAAAAACGTCTGGATGGGCGTTAGTGTAGAAAACGCTGCCGTAATGCACCGGATTGATGATTTGCGTGCTGTGCCGGCCGCAGTACGGTTTCTGTCCTGTGAACCTTTGCTGGGACCGATGCAGGACCTGAGCTTGGAAAGTATTCACTGGGTTATTGTCGGAGGTGAATCCGGCCCCCATGCACGTCCAATAGACAAAGCCTGGGTGATGGGAATCCTGCGGCAGTGTCGGCAGGCTGGCGTTCCATTCTTTTTCAAGCAATGGGGTGGGGTGCGCAAGGACTTGACCGGACGTAAGCTGGAGGGTCGTACTTACGACGAAATGCCGTATCAATCCGCCGCTTTTTTGACCGCATGTGGATGA
- a CDS encoding anthranilate synthase component II, producing MKARRLRYNGAPTALTRMIVIVDNYDSFTFNLYQMLQMQTAEEVVVVRNDAVNLATLRDWRPTRIVLSPGPGRPDNPRDFGVCRDILLAATELAAPILGVCLGHQGIAVAYGGRAVQAPRIVHGKASEMVITADSPLFDGLPPRFAAMRYHSLVADEATLPDCLMVTARDAVEGIIMALQHRDWPVYGVQFHPESIGTPLGQRILANFLRC from the coding sequence ATGAAGGCCCGTCGGCTCCGGTATAACGGCGCTCCAACGGCCCTGACCCGTATGATCGTCATTGTTGACAACTACGATTCGTTTACCTTCAACCTGTACCAGATGCTGCAAATGCAGACAGCCGAAGAAGTGGTTGTCGTCCGCAACGATGCTGTGAACCTGGCCACCTTGCGGGACTGGCGACCAACGCGCATCGTCCTGTCGCCGGGGCCCGGGCGTCCCGACAACCCGCGTGATTTTGGCGTCTGTCGGGACATCCTGCTGGCAGCCACCGAACTGGCGGCACCGATTCTGGGCGTCTGCCTGGGACACCAGGGGATTGCCGTTGCCTATGGCGGGCGCGCTGTCCAGGCACCACGCATCGTTCACGGCAAGGCATCGGAGATGGTGATTACCGCCGATTCACCGCTGTTTGACGGACTTCCGCCACGCTTTGCGGCCATGCGCTACCACTCGCTGGTGGCGGACGAAGCCACACTGCCGGACTGCCTGATGGTCACCGCGCGTGACGCCGTGGAAGGCATCATCATGGCGCTTCAGCATCGGGATTGGCCGGTGTACGGTGTCCAGTTTCACCCTGAATCCATTGGAACGCCGTTGGGGCAGCGCATCCTGGCCAATTTTCTCCGCTGCTGA
- a CDS encoding anthranilate synthase component I family protein — protein sequence MSILTVLSDAVTPAALYHELAAASDVAFLLESAEGDARLARYSIIGIEPRLVVAFQDRRVTVCDLHRQTERQTQTDDPLRFLCEILEREQAQVADQMPTLPPMLPFKGGFVGYLGYGATACLAGIPIQTAIPYAAPDGCFGLYDTFVVFDHLYRKLHIVSYGGEAIVEQIYERVCRRTPLPPLRDATASLRSRDVFADAETSLDDAAFGALVERCRAYITAGEVFQIVPSRRFSRRISATPFTVYRSLVALNPSPYAYCLKFGRFTGTPGFTYVGSSPETFVTVRQGSITLRALAGTRPRGETPEEDEALARALCADEKELAEHRMLVDLARNDVGRVAQVGTVATGEVARLVRYTHVMHLATDVTGQLRPGLTAFDVIRSCFPRGTVTGAPKIRAMELLATLEPERRGLYAGMVGYVDFAGQADSAIAIRSALMQDGIAHINAGAGVVFDSQPQLEAEETRNKARSVLTALYLAEQQTLPPTRHSTHEGPSAPV from the coding sequence ATGAGCATCCTTACCGTGTTGTCAGATGCCGTAACGCCGGCAGCCCTTTACCATGAGCTGGCCGCTGCTTCCGACGTGGCCTTCCTGCTTGAAAGCGCCGAAGGTGACGCCCGCCTGGCGCGCTATTCCATCATCGGCATCGAGCCGCGTCTGGTCGTGGCTTTTCAGGACCGGCGCGTGACGGTTTGTGACCTTCACCGCCAGACCGAGCGCCAGACACAGACGGATGATCCACTGCGGTTTCTGTGTGAAATCCTGGAGCGCGAGCAGGCACAGGTTGCTGACCAGATGCCAACGTTGCCGCCGATGCTGCCGTTCAAGGGAGGTTTTGTCGGCTATCTTGGTTATGGGGCCACCGCCTGTCTGGCCGGCATTCCCATCCAGACGGCGATACCCTATGCCGCGCCGGACGGCTGCTTTGGTCTCTATGACACCTTTGTGGTGTTTGACCATCTCTACCGCAAGCTGCACATTGTCTCCTACGGTGGCGAGGCCATTGTCGAGCAGATATACGAACGGGTCTGCCGCCGGACGCCGCTCCCACCACTGCGCGATGCCACGGCGTCGTTACGCAGCCGCGACGTGTTTGCCGATGCCGAGACCTCACTCGACGATGCCGCGTTCGGCGCGCTGGTTGAACGCTGCCGCGCCTATATCACGGCCGGCGAGGTCTTTCAGATTGTGCCTTCCCGGCGCTTTTCACGTCGGATCAGTGCGACGCCATTTACGGTGTACCGCTCGCTGGTGGCGCTCAATCCATCACCCTATGCCTACTGTCTCAAGTTCGGACGCTTTACGGGAACACCGGGCTTTACCTACGTTGGCTCTTCGCCGGAAACGTTCGTCACGGTGCGGCAGGGCAGCATCACGCTGCGGGCCCTGGCCGGCACGCGCCCACGCGGCGAGACGCCGGAAGAAGATGAGGCGCTGGCCCGGGCGCTGTGCGCCGACGAAAAGGAACTGGCCGAGCACCGGATGCTGGTTGATCTGGCGCGCAACGATGTCGGCCGGGTGGCGCAGGTGGGAACAGTCGCCACTGGTGAAGTGGCGCGTCTGGTGCGCTACACCCACGTGATGCACTTGGCAACGGACGTGACCGGGCAACTGCGTCCGGGGTTGACGGCCTTTGATGTCATCCGAAGCTGCTTTCCGCGCGGCACCGTGACCGGCGCGCCGAAAATCCGCGCCATGGAACTGCTGGCGACGCTTGAACCCGAACGGCGCGGCCTCTATGCCGGCATGGTGGGTTATGTGGACTTTGCCGGCCAGGCGGACAGCGCCATTGCCATCCGCTCGGCGCTCATGCAGGACGGCATCGCCCACATCAACGCCGGGGCCGGTGTCGTCTTTGACTCGCAGCCGCAGCTCGAAGCCGAAGAAACTCGTAACAAGGCGCGCAGCGTCCTGACGGCGCTCTATCTGGCCGAACAGCAAACCCTGCCCCCAACACGGCACTCCACCCATGAAGGCCCGTCGGCTCCGGTATAA
- a CDS encoding bifunctional 3-deoxy-7-phosphoheptulonate synthase/chorismate mutase, translating into MLVRQSSPSQHTTVTIAGVPVGGPSMVVIAGPCAAESETQLRTVAECLTRLDIRLLRAGVYKPRTSPYSFQGLQDEGLQLLHDIKRAYGLGIVSEVMSVAHLERAYEVFDCFQVGSRNMQNFELLKALGQVRKPVLLKRGLAATIEELLGAAEYILAGGNQQVILCERGIRSFDPATRNVLDLGAVALLKRLTHLPVIVDPSHATGRRELVIPAARAAVAVGADGLIVECHPVPQQSVSDAAQALSLDELEQLVRETARVAQAVGRQLPCPVERAA; encoded by the coding sequence ATGCTCGTTCGCCAAAGTTCCCCGTCACAACATACGACGGTCACGATTGCCGGTGTCCCGGTGGGTGGGCCGTCCATGGTTGTGATTGCCGGCCCCTGTGCGGCCGAATCGGAAACCCAACTCCGCACCGTCGCAGAATGTCTGACCCGCCTCGACATCCGGTTGCTGCGGGCTGGTGTCTATAAGCCACGCACGTCGCCCTACAGCTTCCAAGGGCTTCAGGACGAAGGTCTCCAGCTTCTCCACGACATCAAGCGCGCCTACGGGCTGGGCATTGTCAGTGAAGTGATGTCGGTGGCCCATCTCGAACGCGCCTACGAGGTCTTCGACTGTTTCCAGGTCGGCTCGCGCAACATGCAGAACTTTGAACTGCTCAAGGCGCTCGGGCAGGTACGCAAACCCGTCCTGCTCAAACGTGGCCTGGCTGCCACCATTGAGGAGCTGCTCGGTGCGGCGGAGTACATTCTGGCCGGGGGCAATCAGCAGGTTATCCTGTGCGAACGCGGAATTCGCAGCTTCGACCCGGCCACGCGCAACGTCCTTGACCTGGGCGCGGTGGCACTGCTCAAGCGCCTGACGCACCTGCCGGTCATCGTTGATCCAAGCCATGCGACCGGTCGCCGGGAACTGGTCATCCCGGCTGCCCGGGCTGCCGTGGCGGTTGGGGCCGACGGTCTCATCGTGGAATGCCATCCTGTTCCCCAGCAGTCGGTTTCGGATGCCGCCCAGGCGTTGTCGCTCGATGAGCTGGAGCAGCTTGTCCGTGAAACAGCCCGTGTGGCGCAGGCGGTTGGCCGCCAGCTTCCCTGCCCAGTGGAGCGTGCGGCATGA
- the waaF gene encoding lipopolysaccharide heptosyltransferase II has protein sequence MFQRLLVRGTNWVGDSIMTLPALRELRRLFPTAHLTLMVRPWVADLFADTPLADDLLLYDNRQESFLSGVAKLKAGRFDAAIFFQNAFEAAALATAARIPRRIGFATDGRRFLLTDAFPVTPATRRKHQLYFYLDLVAQLEAHLTGTNHVNYETPDYRLPVSAAAQAALDAKRPDLRQVAHPLAVVPGAANSRAKQWPAAAFTALLDRLAAEHDWPLFLVGAPGERPLCEAIRQGMQRPERVTILAGELSLRESVALLSRCAAVVSNDTGPAYVAAALDRPLVTIFGPTDPNQISPFSPTARHVRKLVPCAPCLLKDCPIDHRCLTGVTPDMVYQALLATLEEHRDLHPAWRHARL, from the coding sequence ATGTTTCAGCGGTTGCTCGTACGCGGCACCAACTGGGTTGGCGACAGCATCATGACGCTCCCGGCGCTGCGCGAACTTCGGCGCTTGTTTCCCACGGCGCACCTGACGCTGATGGTACGCCCATGGGTAGCCGACCTGTTTGCCGACACGCCGTTGGCCGATGATCTGCTGCTGTACGACAACCGCCAGGAATCCTTCCTTTCCGGGGTGGCCAAACTCAAAGCCGGGCGCTTTGACGCCGCCATTTTCTTCCAGAACGCCTTTGAAGCCGCGGCGCTGGCCACAGCGGCCCGCATTCCACGCCGTATCGGATTCGCCACCGATGGCCGCCGCTTCCTGCTGACGGATGCCTTCCCGGTGACGCCGGCCACCCGACGCAAGCACCAGCTATACTTCTATCTGGACCTCGTTGCCCAACTGGAAGCCCACCTGACGGGCACCAACCACGTCAACTATGAGACGCCTGACTACCGGCTGCCCGTCTCAGCGGCGGCGCAGGCGGCCCTCGACGCCAAACGGCCCGATCTCCGGCAGGTTGCGCACCCGCTGGCAGTTGTTCCCGGCGCCGCCAACAGCCGCGCCAAACAGTGGCCGGCCGCGGCGTTTACCGCCCTGCTTGACCGGTTGGCCGCAGAGCATGACTGGCCGCTGTTTCTGGTGGGCGCACCGGGTGAACGTCCCCTGTGTGAAGCCATCCGTCAGGGGATGCAGCGCCCCGAACGGGTCACGATCCTGGCCGGTGAACTGTCCCTGCGGGAAAGTGTGGCCCTGCTTTCCCGGTGCGCCGCCGTGGTCAGCAACGACACGGGCCCGGCCTATGTCGCGGCCGCGCTCGACCGTCCCCTGGTGACGATCTTCGGGCCGACCGACCCAAACCAGATTTCGCCCTTTTCGCCGACGGCGCGGCATGTACGCAAGCTCGTTCCGTGCGCGCCCTGCCTGCTCAAGGACTGCCCGATTGACCACCGCTGCCTGACCGGTGTAACGCCCGACATGGTGTATCAGGCGCTGCTTGCCACCCTTGAGGAACATCGGGACTTGCATCCGGCGTGGCGTCACGCTAGGCTGTAG
- a CDS encoding type II toxin-antitoxin system HicA family toxin yields MSDLPKISGRELVKALKKIGYEQDRQRGSHIILRQIDPPHRRVTVPDHKEIAKGTLRTIIREIGLTIDELKDLL; encoded by the coding sequence GTGAGCGACCTACCTAAAATCTCTGGACGTGAATTAGTCAAAGCTCTCAAGAAGATAGGTTATGAGCAAGACCGACAGCGAGGCAGCCATATCATACTCCGGCAAATAGACCCTCCACACCGGAGAGTGACAGTGCCAGACCACAAAGAAATAGCAAAAGGGACATTGCGGACAATAATCCGCGAAATCGGACTGACAATTGATGAGCTTAAGGACTTGTTATGA
- a CDS encoding type II toxin-antitoxin system HicB family antitoxin, producing MKYRVFIEQDEDNVYIATVPSLPGCVSQGKTRSEALENIKEAIAGYLESLKAHGEPVPPPISEEIVDVSS from the coding sequence ATGAAATATCGAGTATTCATTGAGCAGGATGAAGACAATGTGTATATTGCGACAGTACCTTCTCTACCCGGCTGTGTTTCCCAGGGAAAAACTCGCTCTGAGGCTTTGGAAAACATTAAGGAAGCTATCGCAGGATACCTAGAGAGCCTGAAAGCTCATGGTGAACCTGTCCCGCCTCCAATTTCTGAAGAAATCGTGGATGTTTCATCGTGA
- a CDS encoding type II toxin-antitoxin system PemK/MazF family toxin, whose amino-acid sequence MKPGEPMAYIPDSGDIVWIMCTPQAGHEQTRHRPALVLSPKSYNSKVGLALLCPI is encoded by the coding sequence ATGAAGCCTGGTGAACCTATGGCATACATTCCCGACAGTGGTGACATCGTTTGGATAATGTGCACCCCACAAGCGGGGCATGAGCAGACACGGCATAGACCAGCTTTGGTTTTATCGCCGAAGAGTTACAACAGCAAAGTTGGTCTTGCCCTGCTCTGCCCAATATAA
- a CDS encoding AbrB/MazE/SpoVT family DNA-binding domain-containing protein, with amino-acid sequence MLAKIQKWGNSFALRIPKVFAAEAQLQNDSLVEISIVEGKIIITPAPAPGWTLDALLAGITEDNLHPEVETGFAVGNEAW; translated from the coding sequence ATGCTCGCAAAAATTCAGAAATGGGGTAACAGTTTTGCCCTGCGAATACCGAAAGTCTTTGCTGCTGAAGCTCAGCTTCAAAATGACTCACTTGTAGAAATCAGTATCGTCGAAGGCAAGATTATTATTACTCCGGCTCCAGCGCCAGGTTGGACACTTGACGCATTGCTGGCAGGTATCACCGAGGACAATCTTCATCCCGAAGTCGAGACGGGTTTTGCCGTAGGAAATGAAGCCTGGTGA
- a CDS encoding CocE/NonD family hydrolase: MTRPPLQRRVWPALALALAFCGLFSLPLLPAVAAPPAAARQATPPETFDVAAHYTKTEVRIPMRDGVKLFTTIYAPRDTSRPYPILLNRTPYSCAPYGDAYRQRIGPSDEMMREGYIFVFQDVRGRYMSEGEFVNMRPHNPAKRGQEVDESSDTYDTIEWLIHNVPNNNGRVGMWGISYPGFYAAAGMIDAHPALKAVSPQAPIADWFIGDDMHHNGAFFLIDSFTFFSSFGQARPEPTTKTPPGFRFPTPDAYRFFLDVGSLRHIEERYFKGSIAFWTEMAAHPNYDAFWQARNLVPHMRRVAPAVLFVGGWFDAEDLYGPLKLYASTERQNPTVKNALVMGPWFHGGWARSDGRRLGPIDFGQPTAEFYRREIEARFFAHHLKDAPDPGLPEACIFQTGSNEWRRYAQYPPAGLKPARLYFRANGELSFDPPREPSGADEYLSDPRTPVPYTNQITNRRGITYMTEDQRFAAARPDVLTYQTPPLSAPVTMTGPLRAELFVTTTATDADFIVKLIDVFPDDTPDLPDLPPGVHLGGYQMLVRAEVMRARFRDSFERPKPLRPGRVERIAFELQDIDHCFKPGHRIMVQVQSSWFPLVDRNPQVFLDNIFQARDSDFQPATHRIHRNARHASGLSVFLAP, from the coding sequence ATGACACGTCCACCCCTGCAGCGTCGGGTCTGGCCGGCACTGGCGCTCGCTCTTGCCTTCTGTGGACTTTTCAGCCTGCCGCTTCTTCCAGCAGTTGCCGCGCCGCCAGCTGCCGCCCGGCAGGCAACGCCACCCGAAACCTTTGACGTTGCGGCCCACTACACCAAGACTGAAGTCCGCATCCCCATGCGCGACGGCGTCAAGCTCTTTACCACCATTTACGCCCCGCGCGACACCTCGCGTCCCTACCCGATCCTTCTCAACCGGACGCCCTACAGTTGCGCTCCCTATGGCGACGCCTACCGGCAACGCATCGGCCCCTCGGACGAAATGATGCGCGAGGGCTATATCTTCGTGTTTCAGGACGTACGCGGGCGCTACATGTCCGAAGGCGAGTTCGTCAACATGCGCCCCCACAACCCGGCCAAGCGCGGGCAGGAAGTGGATGAGTCATCTGACACCTACGACACCATCGAATGGCTTATCCACAACGTTCCCAACAACAACGGCCGGGTTGGCATGTGGGGCATCTCCTACCCGGGCTTTTATGCCGCCGCCGGGATGATTGACGCTCATCCGGCGCTCAAGGCGGTTTCCCCGCAGGCGCCCATCGCCGACTGGTTCATCGGCGATGACATGCACCACAACGGCGCTTTCTTTCTGATTGATTCCTTCACGTTCTTTTCTTCCTTCGGCCAGGCCCGTCCTGAACCTACTACCAAAACGCCGCCCGGCTTCCGTTTTCCGACGCCCGATGCCTACCGCTTCTTTCTCGATGTCGGCTCGCTGCGGCACATCGAGGAACGGTACTTCAAGGGCAGCATCGCGTTCTGGACTGAAATGGCGGCGCATCCCAACTACGATGCCTTCTGGCAGGCGCGCAATCTTGTGCCGCACATGAGGCGTGTCGCGCCGGCGGTGCTGTTCGTTGGCGGCTGGTTTGACGCTGAAGACCTCTACGGCCCACTCAAGCTCTATGCCAGCACAGAGCGCCAGAACCCGACAGTGAAAAACGCACTCGTCATGGGTCCCTGGTTTCACGGCGGCTGGGCGCGCAGCGACGGAAGACGCCTCGGCCCGATTGATTTTGGACAACCGACTGCGGAATTTTACCGCCGCGAGATCGAAGCCAGGTTTTTCGCCCACCACCTGAAGGACGCACCCGATCCCGGACTGCCCGAAGCCTGCATCTTTCAAACCGGCTCGAACGAATGGCGGCGTTACGCGCAGTATCCACCCGCCGGACTCAAACCGGCCCGGCTGTACTTCCGGGCCAACGGCGAACTGTCGTTTGATCCGCCCCGGGAACCTTCCGGTGCTGACGAATACCTCAGTGACCCGCGCACCCCTGTGCCCTACACGAACCAGATTACAAACCGGCGCGGCATCACTTACATGACCGAAGACCAGCGTTTTGCTGCGGCACGGCCGGATGTGCTTACCTATCAGACGCCGCCTCTGTCGGCGCCGGTGACGATGACGGGGCCGCTGCGTGCCGAGCTGTTTGTCACCACGACGGCCACCGATGCCGATTTCATCGTCAAGCTCATAGACGTGTTTCCTGACGACACCCCGGACTTGCCTGACCTGCCGCCGGGCGTCCACCTGGGCGGTTATCAGATGCTGGTACGCGCTGAAGTCATGCGCGCCAGATTCCGGGACAGCTTTGAGCGCCCGAAGCCGCTCCGGCCGGGACGTGTCGAACGCATTGCCTTTGAGCTTCAGGATATTGACCACTGCTTCAAGCCCGGACACCGCATCATGGTACAGGTACAGAGTTCGTGGTTTCCCCTTGTTGACCGCAACCCACAGGTTTTTCTGGACAACATCTTTCAGGCGCGTGACAGCGATTTCCAGCCGGCGACGCACCGCATACACCGCAATGCCCGCCATGCCTCCGGTCTCAGTGTTTTCCTTGCCCCCTGA
- a CDS encoding adenine phosphoribosyltransferase: protein MDELRRLIREIPDFPKPGILFYDITTLLKDSRGLKLAVNRMSEALANQPVDVVIGVEARGFIFAPPLAYQLGAGFVPVRKPKKLPGEVERISYDLEYGSDTLEIHRDAIQPGQRVVIADDLLATGGTAAATAALVEKLGGEVVGLTFLVELTFLGGREKLARYPVTSLLTYDR from the coding sequence ATGGACGAGTTACGACGCCTGATTCGTGAGATTCCTGATTTTCCCAAGCCCGGCATTCTTTTTTACGACATTACGACCCTGCTCAAAGACTCCCGTGGCCTGAAGCTGGCCGTCAACCGGATGAGCGAAGCCCTGGCCAACCAACCTGTTGATGTGGTCATTGGTGTTGAGGCGCGTGGCTTCATCTTTGCTCCGCCGCTGGCTTACCAGCTTGGCGCAGGCTTTGTGCCTGTGCGGAAGCCCAAAAAGCTGCCCGGCGAAGTCGAGCGTATCAGTTATGACCTCGAATACGGTAGTGACACACTGGAAATTCACCGGGACGCCATCCAGCCGGGCCAGCGGGTCGTGATTGCGGATGACCTTCTGGCCACTGGCGGGACAGCCGCCGCCACCGCCGCGCTCGTGGAAAAGCTGGGGGGCGAAGTCGTCGGTTTGACCTTTCTCGTCGAGCTGACCTTCCTTGGGGGGCGTGAAAAACTCGCCCGGTATCCGGTTACATCCCTGCTCACCTACGACCGATAG
- a CDS encoding acylphosphatase — MAVIARHFRITGRVQGVGYRYFVLCVARELGIVGWVRNLPDGSVEAWAKGSPNVLETFQHELSFGPYNAQVTGIEVTEADASIKYDEFRILR, encoded by the coding sequence ATGGCGGTCATCGCACGACACTTTCGCATCACGGGGCGGGTGCAGGGCGTCGGTTATCGCTATTTTGTGCTGTGTGTGGCGCGTGAACTCGGTATCGTCGGATGGGTACGCAACCTTCCCGATGGAAGCGTCGAAGCCTGGGCCAAAGGGTCTCCGAATGTCCTGGAAACTTTCCAGCACGAGTTGAGTTTTGGCCCCTACAACGCCCAGGTGACTGGCATTGAGGTCACGGAAGCCGATGCTTCCATCAAATATGATGAGTTCCGTATCCTGCGGTAG
- a CDS encoding eCIS core domain-containing protein, which translates to MWTSLHLLALALGVRPWEGPPPPGWEHLPAATCQQLQPFFSELDLGRDVLWRVGELPWWVRRLAVVPPVAITFGALVWVVPGCYAPSTPAGLELIAHELTHVVQYRRHGYFGFTLRYGLEFLTNVLRGDSLTQAYENITFEVEARTHAAAVAGQYLFV; encoded by the coding sequence ATGTGGACTTCACTGCACCTTCTCGCCCTGGCCCTTGGGGTGCGTCCGTGGGAAGGACCACCACCTCCCGGATGGGAGCACCTGCCGGCAGCGACCTGCCAGCAGTTACAGCCTTTCTTTTCAGAGCTGGACCTTGGCCGGGATGTGCTCTGGCGCGTGGGTGAGCTTCCGTGGTGGGTTCGCCGCCTGGCGGTCGTGCCGCCCGTGGCCATCACCTTCGGCGCACTGGTCTGGGTTGTTCCAGGGTGTTATGCCCCCAGCACGCCAGCCGGATTGGAACTTATTGCCCACGAACTGACCCATGTCGTCCAGTACCGCCGCCATGGGTATTTCGGCTTCACGCTGCGTTATGGGCTGGAATTTCTCACCAACGTCCTGCGTGGCGACAGCCTGACTCAGGCTTACGAAAACATCACCTTTGAGGTGGAGGCGCGCACCCACGCTGCGGCTGTCGCCGGACAATACCTTTTCGTTTGA